taatttcgaaaataatttttttttattgagaaatagtgttcagttgaggctcattctattgatccgatccttcatattcttatattGAGAAACTATATTCTGGAAAcgtatcagaaatgattttttggaagtgaactatgttctgcatttgaatgcATCTCTATAttaagtaacacaataaagtttcagaataataaaatgcgatattctatctaagatgTGTGtgttctcaaatcacggcagtatacATGTAGCTTCTAATTCTTTCTTTCAGTGTGCCTGCCAGAATTAAAATGGATTTAGTCAATTATATACTAAGTGACAGAAATATTTGACTCACTATCAATTcactttaattattatgaaagCTTGAAAATCCCTCCTGTTCGCACAATGTGCGCCTAATCAGAGACATCAGTCActattattttttccttaataatttcgtcgcttttttgaaattttcttacatTGTTTGCGTGAATATTGTCCTGAATTTCTTCGAGGGTCTTCCCCTTAGTTTCAGGCGcgatacagaaaaaaataattgaaccgaAGAAACTGCAGATTGCGTATGTCCAGAAAGTGGTATAAATACCTGCCATATTATTTAACCattggaatgaaatttttatgataatcagGAATATACTTATTGTTGTATGAACAATAAACACGGCCGGCATTTTCACACTGAGAGCAAAAATTTCACCCATCAGAATAATGGGAATGTAAGCAAGTCCCAAAGAAAATGCAATTTCGTAGACAATCAATCCCGCAAGTGGTAGCCAAGTGATAGATTCAACGTCTGCtttgaaataagttttcaagaaaaaagataatccTACTAATGCTAAACCCAGAGCACAAAATAagccagaaaataaaaaagtaattcttctGCCAGCGCGTTCAATAATAAAGGTAGCTATTATAGCCATTGTTACCCCAATTATTGCAATTATCATTGCACAGATTTCCGGTGCCAAGGAGATTCCCGTTTCTTCGAAAATATCTTGAGTGAAAGCATGAATAGATAGTGATCCTGATGAATGTTTAGTTGCCCAAGCCAGCATGGCAATGTAGAGACTTCTTCGGTTTCCTTTAACAGCAAACAATTCCCGGaacttccattttttactttcttgacTCTCCTTGACGGATTTCTCTATTCTTTCCAATTCCAAATGTATCATTCCTGGTACTTTATGTCCTTTCAGCTTCATCAgggtttttaatgcttttttccgTTGATTTTTCAATAGGAGATAATAAGGACTTTCTGgcatgaagaaaaatgttgcaaagAAAAGAAGTGGTATGATCATAATCATTATATTCATAGTCTTATAAGAAAATAATACGCCGGCTATTTTCACGTACATTTGTCCTAAACTTAAGGAAATTCTAATTCCGATAAGTAGGATCCCCCTAATCTCTTTGTCAGAAATTTCTCCTATGTACGTTGATACTAATGCAAACACAAAATCAGTAATCATGCCCATGATAAATCGCGAGACGTATAATGTTATTACGTTTTTTGCCAAAACAATCATCAGGCATGCTATTATGTAAGGTATGGCTATCATTAGAAGCGAGTTTTTTCGGCCTAGATAATTTGCGATAAATAGGAATACTATGTTTCCGGAAAATGATCCAATATCCACTGATGTAGCAATCCATGCACCTTCGACTTGCGTTATAGGAATTTCAGAATTATTACTTCTGAGGTGTGGTAGTGCAGGAGATGTCCAGGAATATGTTATCCCAGCTGTCATTGAAAAAaggcacactgaaaaaaataaataattcaattatagcACTAAAATTTTCTGTAGCAGATTGCAAATTTTTCCTTATACGTAGAATTAAATGGTTCTCACAGtttgtattataatatttatttttacgagAGTTTGATAGAAATGAACGATAGAGTCGAGAAGGTGGTATTAGTTGCCGTGGGgatatgaaaaaatacttttgcCACATCAATTATATAGAGAttccaaattcaataatttccacTCGGAGTTgagagaaatatttttgatttcaaactgAAGCTActacgaaaaattgattttcacagCATAAATAATAAAGCCGTATTTGCAATTACTATCAGTTTAAATTCCAAAATCTTGTACTTTGTTTTGcaaatgtaattaatatttttaagaaatgaatcTATATGTTACAggaaagtacgagggtagttcaataagtccttagaatgaagtataaaaacaattttttttgggtaaatttttttttatttttcaacataatctccttggagctNNNNNNNNNNNNNNNNNNNNNNNNNNNNNNNNNNNNNNNNNNNNNNNNNNNNNNNNNNNNNNNNNNNNNNNNNNNNNNNNNNNNNNNNNNNNNNNNNNNNatctagtcgggagtggtgctgactgaaaacagatgatttggagcgattcgcgcgccatctgttggtcattctaaggacttattgaactaccctcgtatacaaTCCGGTAATATATATTACCCCTAGGCAGTATATATAATGACCAACAGAGGCCAGGCAAAGTATGTAATACAGTAATATGTAATATGTATGTAATATCTAATACAAAGTATGTATACAGATTGCCTAGGCATTATATAGATTGCCCAGAAGAGACAAGGCaaagtgtataataaatattctccATTACTTGAgtgcaatttttccttttttttttgaacttttcttaCTTtggtgatttcaaaaatattaggatgtatttttttaaattaatcatagtAAGACGAagttagaaaaatgttgaattaaacgttttaacaaatttttgtattttttaaaaataaatgtttaatctcaattttttaaaaatccaagtttgacttgatttgaattattttttaaatataatttacaatgtGCTTCAAAAGCCCTTTAAAGTcaggattttccgaatttttaaacttatttgaaaattaaaaataattgtctcttaataatttaagtagacaaacataattgttcatgcaattgaatattattttaaataatattgtcttcaaataatgctagaaaattgcgatttttgtcttcaagatttgaaatatgaaattgttaattctatcaattttccactcattgtttaaaagatttttaaatcgcaTCCATTCTGTATTAGTCTTAATCCAACATTAGTTAAATGATTGGGAATCATAAGGAGCTAAACTTTATTCAGACAATTTTTCAGGAGAACGAAAAAACTGTTCACTTGTAACGTCTTGGGACAGCCATTTGAAgaactttgttattttttaaaaatagtaatatttaactttttcactTTCTGAAAAAGCACGATACGTAAGACAGATTGGACAATacacattttatatcaaatatatggaTTTCAATTACTTCAGCgttgcaaatcttcaaaaaattcctTCTGTTTACTAATTTCTTTTTaccataataaattgtatttttctgaataacTGGAAACGATTTCGATAAGTCAGAAAAACTCTCAAATTTACCATTGTTTTTACAtttaacgtaatttttaaaacaatcattgtttgtttaaaccattttttttcatctgTGAAAAGTCGAGTCATcatttttcgggataaatgatacagttgatgcatttcaaaaataatatttcaaacctaacatatttggaaattaattacttgaatattttgtttcgtttaaaccatttttctcgAGTTTTTTGTCAAGTTTAGGACAcaattaacgaattaaaaaagtaatcttttcaggatatttgtcaattgtttaaacaatttttattcatctaAACCATTTTTCTATCCTGTAAATtgtgaactattttaatttaagttagtaGTATTACTATTGAAATTAATTCACaatatttacataaaactaatattttacattttgtaGAGCATTTTCGGACACATTAGAAGGGGGTTGGCggcattaacatttaatattgcTGAGTTTGAATTCTTCCTTTAAAATTCACTGAGAGGCGGTCgggctttaattttcaaaaaattaataaaatgtacttattttattttatttttccgaaaaccgagattttttcattaaaaatcccaTTATAATGTCCAAAGCTGAAAAAGAACTTtggtgttaaataaaaaatggtaaaactgaTTTTTGAGAAGTCGCTTgtcatgaatttcttaaaaattgtattagattttaattttcttaaaaactggaAATCTGAAgacaattgtaaattaaaaattgattatactattcaatatttttataataaaattacccTTTTTCTGATCGTAGTTTGCTGCATATAAACCGAATATTTTAACAGTTCATGAAATTAGGCAAGAAAAAGTGAAGTCACTGAGGACATTGGCTACGTAGTAATCCTTTGCCATCAAAATGCCATGTTGTAATAAATAGCGAGTAAACGTGTgttgaattctataaatattagTCAATTTCTCATGTCCTTCTTTAACTGcatcattatattcaaaataaaggtTATATACTTTGCCTATCTCGTGCCGGAAATTAtacataatgcctagggattatatatattgtctaggaaaaatatatagtaaatatTAGATGCCTAAATTATATTCTTTGCCTCTGACATATACATGAATCAGTGAAAATGAATGGTTTTTTATTGTGTTCTTCCGGCTATGGCATATTTCCCtgttttctagatgaaaaattagAATACGAGTACATAGAATGAACATACAAAGAATgtctttactattgtgttttgtaaacttcacaatCTTTTTCAGGAAtgatagaataatttaaaatgctatGCGGTTTGACTGGATAAATTTTAatgctaaatttttgaattttaactattccaaacaaatatttaaaactagcatttttattgtaagtattaaatattgaagattttaaattacaaatccctaaaattaaagaattttttaattgtaaatcttcaaaaataaaatatttttaaaaagtttaacattacatatctttaaaatataaatctcgcaagtttaataatttgcaatttcatatttcagaaatacaagaattttcaattgtaaatctttaaatttgtagaactttgaattttaaatgtttataaataagagtatttaattttgataacacaaaattaaaaattatggtcaaagttttatcttcaaaatcatccaaattaaaaaattgttatttataaatattccaaattaaagaactttttttattgcaaatcgtaaaaatggaagaattatcaattataaattttttaacattgaagattttttaattttgaacatttgcaaTTAGAAATTTTGCACGTTGCAAGTTTTACCAAATGAGATTTTTGTGATTTTGATGATTTGTGTTCGAaaccttttcaatttgaaaaatttagaaaaaaatttgaccttcaatcttaaaaaaaatccaaattaaaaaatgtttcttaatttatacattaaaaatttcatacttttcaattgtaaatctttaaaattaacaagtgttttCAAGGTCGGcagttaaaaattatgcaagtatcaaattttacagtgaaaaaactgtaatttttattatttagaattgaaagtTTTACATTTGATTtgcaaaatcattcaaatttgaaagatgTAAATTagacatttcttaaatttaggaGATTTAGAATATAAAACTTGACTTCTCATCCTAAAAACcatcaaaatgtaataattttttatttacacatctttaaatttcaagagtttttattttgaaaataaaattacgcaAGTTTATCCAttaaaaaagttgtgattttGATGTTATCCAAAGAATGtcttcaatttagaagatttggagttgaaaacttaagtttagatctttaaaatcatccaaatttaaacaaatttatttatacgTTTTTAACATTGTcaagtgtttaattttaaatcatcgacattgaataatgtaaaaaaaaacgtttagaaCGATACaattaattatcacattataaatGAAACGatctttaattccaaattttcaacataggCTTATTTCAAAAAGAGATTATCAAAATTTGCTTAATTTAGGTTTgctagtcatatttttatttatataagtcTCATGCGTTATATTAAATATATCCTGTGAAGCTtattagtttacattttttatcttatttttaaaattcgaacctaatttaatttcatagattttatatatattcaactattaagtttttaatgctcaatttgAATTGCTTAACTGACTTATAtcacaaatatttgttaaatgtagaccattcaaaaatttacagaattga
This DNA window, taken from Belonocnema kinseyi isolate 2016_QV_RU_SX_M_011 chromosome 9, B_treatae_v1, whole genome shotgun sequence, encodes the following:
- the LOC117179873 gene encoding facilitated trehalose transporter Tret1-2 homolog, which gives rise to MENKNKLLYSRDNKYEKVGLEDLSLNVESVPQKSGNNWLQYAATASVCLFSMTAGITYSWTSPALPHLRSNNSEIPITQVEGAWIATSVDIGSFSGNIVFLFIANYLGRKNSLLMIAIPYIIACLMIVLAKNVITLYVSRFIMGMITDFVFALVSTYIGEISDKEIRGILLIGIRISLSLGQMYVKIAGVLFSYKTMNIMIMIIPLLFFATFFFMPESPYYLLLKNQRKKALKTLMKLKGHKVPGMIHLELERIEKSVKESQESKKWKFRELFAVKGNRRSLYIAMLAWATKHSSGSLSIHAFTQDIFEETGISLAPEICAMIIAIIGVTMAIIATFIIERAGRRITFLFSGLFCALGLALVGLSFFLKTYFKADVESITWLPLAGLIVYEIAFSLGLAYIPIILMGEIFALSVKMPAVFIVHTTISIFLIIIKISFQWLNNMAGIYTTFWTYAICSFFGSIIFFCIAPETKGKTLEEIQDNIHANNVRKFQKSDEIIKEKIIVTDVSD